A section of the Virgibacillus sp. NKC19-3 genome encodes:
- a CDS encoding histidine phosphatase family protein, with protein MTAICLIRHGETDWNAAGRLQGETDIPLNNTGVRQAEECAASLRPADYDVLITSPLKRAKRTAEIINNKLDLPFVEMGNFKERAFGDAEGMTMKERLTAYPDKNFPNRETMDAFTQRVMAGIDTITKNYPDQSVLLVAHGAVINLILTIVSNGKIGADTTKLLNACISNIHYQENQWNVKNYNLVDHLT; from the coding sequence ATCACAGCAATATGCTTAATCAGACACGGCGAAACAGATTGGAACGCTGCAGGAAGGCTGCAAGGGGAAACGGATATTCCATTGAATAATACAGGGGTTCGTCAAGCCGAGGAATGTGCTGCTTCTTTGCGTCCTGCGGATTATGATGTACTTATCACAAGTCCGCTAAAACGGGCAAAACGTACAGCAGAAATCATAAACAATAAGTTAGATCTCCCGTTTGTGGAGATGGGAAACTTTAAAGAAAGGGCCTTTGGGGATGCAGAAGGAATGACGATGAAAGAAAGGTTGACAGCATATCCGGACAAAAACTTTCCGAACCGGGAAACAATGGATGCATTCACACAGAGAGTCATGGCAGGAATAGATACCATCACGAAAAACTACCCCGACCAAAGCGTCCTGCTTGTCGCTCACGGGGCAGTGATTAACCTTATTCTTACGATCGTATCAAATGGGAAAATCGGTGCTGATACCACGAAATTATTAAATGCCTGTATCAGTAACATTCATTATCAGGAGAATCAATGGAATGTGAAAAATTATAATCTGGTGGATCATTTGACGTAA
- a CDS encoding DoxX family protein: MQKNMNVIRWICYAVGYVFITSGILKLIVPDLKNLFISLGLPFPETTLFLVAITEITCGMLIVGRMYVKYAVAPLILIILAALFLTKIPVMQTDGFLSFAFDARLDIVMLILLILILQHVRGRAVS, from the coding sequence ATGCAAAAGAATATGAATGTAATCAGATGGATTTGTTATGCAGTCGGTTACGTGTTTATAACATCCGGTATTTTAAAATTAATTGTCCCTGATTTAAAAAATCTGTTTATCAGCCTTGGGCTTCCCTTTCCTGAAACAACTCTATTTCTTGTAGCGATAACCGAAATTACGTGCGGCATGCTTATTGTTGGAAGGATGTATGTCAAATACGCCGTCGCTCCTCTCATTCTAATCATACTCGCGGCGCTCTTTCTAACAAAAATTCCAGTTATGCAAACAGATGGATTTTTATCCTTTGCCTTTGATGCCAGGCTCGACATTGTCATGTTGATCCTCCTGATACTCATTTTGCAACATGTTCGTGGAAGAGCCGTATCATAA
- a CDS encoding DUF3889 domain-containing protein — protein sequence MRKLFLALSITLLLTSLSVAPLYTPNTASAQDENPPYAKWSRLAMEETKSEYPDADIIDYLHVGSHTSEDETTQKFKLWLKEETKEYGVLIDITFHNETEEVIQISFEETAE from the coding sequence TTGAGAAAATTATTCTTAGCTCTTAGTATTACGTTATTACTTACGTCCCTTTCTGTAGCACCACTATATACTCCAAATACCGCAAGCGCTCAAGATGAAAATCCTCCATATGCCAAATGGAGCCGACTTGCAATGGAAGAAACCAAATCGGAATACCCAGATGCTGACATCATTGATTATTTGCACGTAGGCAGCCACACGAGTGAAGATGAAACGACGCAAAAATTTAAGTTATGGCTGAAAGAAGAGACAAAGGAATATGGTGTTTTAATTGATATAACATTTCATAATGAAACGGAAGAAGTTATCCAAATCTCTTTTGAAGAAACAGCAGAATAA
- a CDS encoding ABC transporter ATP-binding protein produces MIRRFFSYYKPHKRLFMIDFTAAVIVAIFELAFPVAVQWFIDELLPGENWNLIVTVSILLLLVYLISTFLQYIVTYLGHKLGINIETDMRHDLFHHVQRQSFRFFDNTKTGHIMSRITNDLFDIGELAHHGPEDFFIAAMTFIGAFIIMFFINPILALIILIAVPILIFLIAYSNIQMNKAWGKMYEDIAGVNARVEDAVAGVRVVQSFTNEEFEMERFTRDNRSFRKAKLGAYKVMAFVNSNIYMLMRLITLLVLVIGAWLVFNGSLSYGEMVSFVLYVNVLFNPIQKITALLELYPKGMAGFKRFVDLLDSEPDIKNHENAIEVRSLRGDIEFSEVTFAYERTQSPVLDSLSFNIHAGETIAFVGPSGAGKTTICSLIPRFYDVDGGSITIDGMDLRDMTKESLRAQIGVVQQDVFLFTGTLRDNIAYGKLDATDEEIKQAARQAHMEEFIAELPAGYGTQVGERGLKLSGGQKQRIAIARMFLKNPPILILDEATSALDTETETIIQKALNELAKDRTTLVIAHRLATIKNADRIMVVTKDGIEEEGSHEELLARDGIFAHLHRVQMR; encoded by the coding sequence GTGATACGTCGTTTTTTCTCTTATTACAAGCCACACAAGCGTTTGTTTATGATAGATTTTACCGCTGCAGTTATTGTAGCGATTTTTGAGCTTGCATTCCCGGTTGCAGTGCAATGGTTTATTGATGAACTATTACCTGGGGAGAATTGGAATCTCATCGTGACGGTAAGTATTTTGCTGTTACTGGTCTATTTAATTAGTACTTTTCTGCAGTATATCGTGACCTATTTAGGCCATAAGCTTGGAATAAACATTGAAACAGATATGCGGCATGATCTGTTTCATCATGTGCAGCGCCAGTCGTTTCGTTTTTTTGATAATACGAAGACAGGACATATCATGAGTCGAATAACCAATGACTTATTTGATATTGGGGAGCTGGCACATCACGGACCGGAGGATTTTTTTATTGCTGCTATGACATTTATAGGTGCATTTATCATTATGTTCTTCATCAATCCGATACTGGCTTTGATTATTTTAATTGCCGTGCCGATTTTGATTTTCCTGATTGCATACAGTAACATTCAGATGAACAAAGCATGGGGCAAGATGTATGAGGATATTGCTGGGGTGAATGCACGTGTAGAAGATGCTGTAGCTGGCGTGCGTGTTGTTCAGTCTTTTACGAATGAAGAATTTGAAATGGAGCGTTTTACAAGGGATAACCGTAGTTTTCGAAAGGCTAAACTCGGTGCCTATAAAGTGATGGCATTCGTGAACTCCAACATATACATGCTCATGCGCTTGATCACATTACTCGTCTTGGTTATCGGCGCGTGGTTAGTCTTTAATGGCTCGCTTTCCTATGGGGAAATGGTTAGCTTTGTCTTATATGTAAACGTATTATTTAATCCTATTCAAAAAATCACAGCCCTACTGGAGTTGTATCCAAAAGGAATGGCCGGCTTTAAGCGTTTTGTTGATTTATTGGATTCGGAACCGGATATCAAAAATCACGAAAATGCAATTGAAGTTAGGAGTTTGCGAGGAGATATCGAATTTAGTGAAGTCACCTTTGCTTATGAAAGAACGCAGTCACCGGTACTAGATTCCCTCAGCTTTAACATCCATGCAGGTGAAACGATCGCGTTTGTCGGTCCATCCGGCGCAGGAAAAACGACGATATGCTCTCTAATTCCGCGGTTTTACGATGTCGATGGTGGTAGTATTACCATTGATGGCATGGATTTGCGTGATATGACGAAGGAGTCACTCCGCGCGCAAATTGGCGTTGTGCAGCAGGATGTGTTCCTTTTCACAGGCACGCTCCGTGACAATATTGCTTATGGGAAACTGGATGCGACAGATGAGGAAATTAAGCAGGCAGCGCGCCAAGCACATATGGAAGAGTTCATTGCCGAATTACCTGCCGGCTACGGGACGCAAGTGGGAGAGCGTGGTTTGAAACTCTCAGGCGGCCAGAAACAAAGGATTGCCATTGCACGCATGTTCTTGAAGAATCCGCCAATCCTGATTCTGGATGAGGCAACATCTGCTCTCGACACAGAAACAGAAACCATTATTCAAAAGGCTCTGAATGAACTTGCTAAAGATCGGACAACACTTGTCATTGCACACCGTCTTGCAACGATTAAAAATGCAGATCGTATTATGGTTGTGACCAAGGACGGCATTGAAGAAGAAGGAAGTCATGAGGAACTGCTGGCGCGTGACGGGATATTTGCGCATTTGCACCGAGTGCAGATGCGGTAA
- a CDS encoding 4a-hydroxytetrahydrobiopterin dehydratase — protein sequence MERLSEEQIVKELKNLPNWKRLDEKWIECRYRFKNYLAGVGFVDQVAAYAESKHHHPFISIDYKVVTLKISSWQAKGLTDLDMEMANHFDELYEQAEK from the coding sequence ATGGAGCGCTTAAGTGAAGAACAAATCGTAAAGGAATTGAAAAATCTCCCGAACTGGAAACGACTTGATGAAAAGTGGATCGAATGCAGGTATCGATTTAAAAATTATCTAGCTGGCGTGGGCTTCGTAGATCAAGTTGCCGCATATGCAGAAAGCAAGCATCATCACCCATTCATTTCTATCGACTATAAAGTAGTAACGTTGAAAATCTCATCATGGCAGGCCAAAGGGTTAACAGACCTGGACATGGAAATGGCTAACCATTTTGATGAATTGTATGAGCAGGCTGAGAAATAA
- a CDS encoding ATP-binding cassette domain-containing protein — translation MSDVVQMQHVTKKFGKTTAVNNVSFAIKSGQTVAILGPNGAGKTTTISILFGLMEPTEGKVHLFHKNPKEKKVRERIGAMLQEVSIIDRLKVHEIIALFRSYYPSPLSMEKLITLTGLKNAGYGDRSLVPIIIGKVQGIHKLLSHFLY, via the coding sequence GTGTCTGATGTTGTCCAAATGCAACATGTAACCAAGAAATTCGGGAAAACAACCGCGGTAAACAATGTTTCATTCGCTATTAAAAGCGGGCAAACTGTGGCTATTTTGGGTCCGAATGGTGCTGGAAAGACAACTACTATTTCTATATTGTTTGGATTAATGGAGCCGACAGAAGGGAAGGTTCACCTATTTCATAAAAATCCAAAGGAAAAGAAGGTCCGTGAAAGAATCGGAGCCATGCTGCAGGAAGTAAGCATTATTGATAGGCTAAAAGTTCATGAAATCATTGCACTTTTCCGAAGTTATTATCCTTCTCCTTTATCAATGGAAAAGCTCATTACGTTAACCGGTTTGAAAAACGCGGGATATGGGGACAGGTCCCTTGTCCCCATAATAATAGGAAAGGTTCAGGGTATTCACAAGCTTCTTTCCCATTTCCTGTATTAG
- a CDS encoding tyrosine-protein phosphatase — protein sequence METLVNFRDLGGIATKDGKKIKRNKLLRAGQLVNLSDADKKELVQDHDLKLIIDFREQSEIDKEPDDEIEGVEYIPIDVLKSGRTNSIGKDNFSKVGSIEQGDRWMISVYEQLVLDPIAQEGYRLFLHKVMEQEEGSVLFHCFAGKDRTGIAAALLLTILNVDRPVIMDDYLQTNTSRQEANKHILQDLQKYNLNSESTKAIKKVLGVDQAYLQQAFDAIEKEYNGMDHYLVNILQFGLSKQERVRKMMLE from the coding sequence ATGGAAACATTAGTCAACTTTAGAGACCTTGGCGGAATTGCTACGAAAGATGGGAAAAAGATAAAAAGGAATAAATTATTACGTGCCGGACAGCTGGTCAATCTGAGTGATGCTGACAAGAAGGAACTCGTTCAAGATCACGATCTCAAATTAATCATTGATTTTCGAGAGCAATCCGAAATCGATAAGGAACCAGACGATGAAATAGAGGGTGTGGAATACATTCCTATTGATGTCTTAAAAAGTGGAAGAACGAATTCCATAGGCAAGGATAACTTTTCGAAAGTCGGCTCTATTGAACAGGGCGATCGTTGGATGATTTCCGTTTATGAGCAGCTAGTACTTGATCCGATTGCCCAGGAAGGCTATCGGCTTTTCCTGCATAAAGTCATGGAGCAGGAAGAAGGATCCGTATTATTTCATTGTTTTGCGGGGAAGGATCGTACGGGAATAGCGGCGGCCCTCTTATTAACAATTCTAAATGTGGATCGACCGGTGATTATGGACGACTATCTTCAAACGAATACATCTCGTCAAGAAGCGAATAAACATATTTTACAAGATCTCCAAAAATATAATCTAAATAGCGAAAGTACGAAAGCAATCAAAAAAGTGCTTGGCGTTGATCAGGCTTATTTACAACAAGCGTTTGATGCCATCGAGAAGGAATACAATGGTATGGATCATTATCTAGTTAATATATTACAATTTGGTCTTTCGAAACAAGAAAGGGTTAGGAAAATGATGCTTGAATAA